From the genome of Brassica oleracea var. oleracea cultivar TO1000 chromosome C4, BOL, whole genome shotgun sequence:
CTCCTGATACTCCGAAGCTTCACTTTTTCAAGCCTTACTATTAAGGCCAGGATGAAAGTAACTGCGGGTAAGGTGTTGTACAAGGCGGTTGCAAATGTAGCTGTCGTGTATTTCATCCCAAGACAAAATAGGTTCTGGTCTATTACGGGTCTATTACATTCACAAAATACAAAAACAAATTGAAAAAAAATCAGAATTGAAAAGGAAAATGATAGAGAGAAAGGACTATAAGAAAGTAAAAATGAGTTAAAAATATATTTTACTCGAATAAGCCAAGGAGTGTTATCTTGAAAAATATCATCGGTGTCATTTTAGGTCTGGCCGCCCTGTTATATTTACCAAATTAACCATTAGGATATCTTCAATGATTAACATCATTTTCTTTTTCAAAATGATTTAAACTCAAAATGAGTGTGATTTATTCCAATGATTTCTTTCATTTTTTCTCTCAAAAAATAATATTATATTATTAATATTTATTTTTAATTCTAATAATGCTTATCATTTTAAAAACTTACAAATTTTACCCAAAAATAATTTTATTTTAAATAATATTTGTGATATACATAAATTTTGTTTCTAAAAGAGTATAAAATGATTATATAATCTTATAATGGTATTATGAAAATATTAATAATTTTGTTCAAGTGTAAAAATAAAAATATTGAATTTTTGTAGATAAAAAATAAAGCTATAGAAAAGTTTAAAGAGCAAATTAAAAGTAATTAGGTCTAACATCAAAATGTTGTACCATTGAAAAAATGGTTTCTTTCATTTTTTTAATATTTTCTCTCAAAATGATGGACCATGGGAGATGGTTTAAGTACATCACCATACTGGACTTTAACTATTTGTTGTCCTTATTACGGACCTGTGCGCTCGTATGAGAACCATGTCAACAAAGTAAAGAAAATGTTATTTACGAATCATCTAATTAAATATTTAGAAAAACCAAATTGGGTAAAAACACATATATAACACAGCTTTTGACTGTTGACAAAAAAAAACAGCTTTTGACTAAAGTACAATGCATGACACTGACAGAAGCCACAGAAACCCCTTTTGTCATATTTTTACGTTCAACCCCTCATTCTATCTTTTTGATACTTTCTTTTTTTCAACACAGTAAACATCCAAACACCACACAATTAAAAAAACTCAATATTGTTATAAATTAAGCATTGAAATGATCATCCACTTCTTCACCAAACTCAAGCACTATGATCATCCACTCATTTACCAACTCAAGCACTATGATCATCTACTCATCAAACACTATGATCACCCACTCATTTACCAAATTAAGCACCATCTTTGTTATTTTATGTATTGTTGTTCACTATAAATACCATCACTCATCTCACTCTTTTGTACACCATAAACAAGAACAAGAGTTATAAAATCTGGTACATTTAATATTTTTCCAAAAAAAAAAACAATTTTAATGATAAGATATTTTCTGATTTGTTTTCTCAAAATTTAGGTGAGATTCTTTCTAAAATTATGAACATATCTAATAAATTGTTATCATAATTAATTTAATAACATAAACATTTATTAAGATTAGAAAATATAACATATCTAATAGGAGGTCTAACTTAAATCCACGTAGAAAAGTCATAATGTTTCTGTTTTAACAAAAGAGATGATCATCATTTATTTTATTTTTTGACAGAAAACTTGTTCACCTCAACGTGCACAGAAGAATATGAATCAACCAATAAAAAGTAAATTATTAGAATTTAAATTAATTTATTCTTCTTTTGACAGAAAATTTGTTCTAATAAAAATTAAATTATTAGAATGATTCTACTTTTACATATGACATCGAATTACTAACTGTGTTAGAAGATATTTTGTTTCTAAATAAGCACAAAAGAGAGACCGGAAATGAAGTCAAACCTCGCCCGCATTACCACATACTAAATTCGCTCCAAAAGAAATAAAGCGATAGTGTCAGTCACAAGACAAACGGCAACACATTAGTGACAACTAAATTATGAAACAATACATTTATTTATTACACGATACTAATGAAGTTTGACCAATAATTATAATGGAAGATCCAAAAGTCCCATCTCTATGTTTTGTTATACGTAGACAAAGCAATTATAACACAGGTCACCTGGAAACAAAGACGAGTAACTAATGTGATTATATATATATTCCAGTATACACATGGGACCATGTTCTTTAAAGACATTTTATATTCTCTTCACTCCATAGAAACAAAGGCACACTCATTGCAAACTAAAACCAATATACTTAAGAATGCGTATATAATATATATGTTTTATACAATTGATGATTAAATCTGGACTGATCCTGCTATGCAAGTAAGTAGACAGATCTTTAAGGGCAATTAGAGTTTCTACCAGGACCACCATAATAGAAGTGACTTCCCCAAGAACCTCCATCACCACTCTTCACATTGTAACAATTTTCTTGATCAGTAAAGACTTGAAGATTCTCAGGGTTCCTCAGTTCGTTCGACCCATCGACTACTTGAACGTTCTTGAAGTAACTAGCTTTCCCCCAACCTTCCTCTGCAAACCGACCACTTCCCATCTGAGTGGTGGTGTGTTTTCCTTCCTCAGACTGTGAGTTCACCACTTCACCTCCCCATTCGATCATCGATGCACTTTCTGATAAGTAAGAGAAGAGTGAAGCTGGCCAGTATCCTATTATGTACTTCTCTCCAAATTGTAGCCACCAATGTCCTTCTTTTGGATCCTGAGAAAAACCAAACCGAAGCTAAACCAAAACCGGTTGGTAGAAATAGTTTTATGCTAAACAAACTGAATAAACCGACAACATCACTAAAACCATATTTTTCATTAGCCTACATATTTTTATTGACATCATTAGGCTATATATAGAAATAAATTTAGTTGTACAATGTATACTTTTATATTAGTTTTAACCAAGTTATTTTATTCTTGTTTGTAGGGAGCTAACTAAAAGCATCTAAGCTTTCAAAGATTTAAAGGTTGGAAACAAGTTTGGATTCTTGCTGTTGGTTTACCTTCCAGATAAGTATGGTAATGTCATACTGAGAGTTCCCATAGCCAGATAGAGGTGAGATTGAACCACCCATTGCAATCTCCCTGTTGATTTGAACAACCCCTGAGCACAGAAGGTTATAGCAGCCAGTGCCTTGGTATGCATCACTCTGTTTTTTTTTCACAAGAGAAACAAAAAAAATGATACTTAGATAAACTAAAACACACACAAGAATATATATTTAAAAAAAAACGAAATATGTAGAAACTTACAGTCCAATAAGTGAAGAGCCTGGTGCGAGTATCACCATACAACTGTGAACTGACCTGTAAACACACACACAAATCTCTGAGTTAGAAACAGTCTTTCTCTATTAACAAGAAGTCCTTTTCAAGAAGATAAGATTCACCTGCCAGCCAGCTTCAATACTATTAAGATCAGAGTTAAAGTTTCCACCCAAAACCCAAATCTGAGCTAAGCTAAACTCATTAGGCATCTCCACATCCGGATTCCATACATTAATCTTCGCTTTAGCCCCGTAGAAAACCCCATCTTCGACATACATTATCGCGTGCTACATCAAATCCAAAGAGATAAGAAACATTGTTAATAAACACACAACAACATAAACATGACAATGAAACATTATTACCTGATGACCATTTTGTGTGAGGACACTAGCTGGCTCATAAGATTTAGGCTTAGGAATACTCTTCTGGCTCTTCATACCGAACTTCTCGAGGGAACTCGCTCGGTAAAGATCTTGCTTCCTCGTTCTTCTGATGGGAACTGTGTCCTCAGGGCATTTCCCATTCACATGCCATAGCTGAGTTATATCATTAGACTTGGACGAAACTTTACTCTCACTAAAGACACTCTCTGGGTTGAAACTTGGCCTCATCTACAAAACAAAGCCCATTAACAATGTCAGAACAAAACAAAAACAGAGTCTGTTCGAACTGAAAGAAGAAGAATAGAACAGTTTCTTAACCTGGATGGTGTGGTTGATCAGCAGAGGATGAGCTAAAGCTGGTTGGTCCGTGATTGGGACACAGTCAATCACATCTCCATCTGGGCTCTGTTTGAAACCATAAATTATTGTGAAATTTATTGAAACTTTATCTAATAATCTCTGTGAATTTTTTTAACCTTTATGGATTTGAGAGGTGGCTTGTTGAGTCGTTTCAAGTGTTTATGGATTTGAAGATCCGAGAACCCATTTTTGCCGGAGATGACTGAAGGAGTGAGGATAGCCGCCACCGTCATTACCAGAGCAAGCAAGAAGCTGACCCTTTTGAAATTAACGGCCATGGTTAAAGAAAGAAAGAAACACAGAAAGGTTTCTTACAGAAAGAGAAAGTCTTTTGGAGAAGAGAGAAGATGAGAGGTTCTTCTGGGAAGTTAATAACTCTTTTGGGCTAAACCTTCATTAAAGGACCGTACGTTTTTTTAAAAAAAAACAGACACAAGTGAAAAAAACTTGGGTTCTATTGCGTAAGATTGGTCTGTTTTATATTTTTGTTATAAATTAAGCATTGAAATGATCATCCACTTCTTTACCAAACTCAAGCACTATGATCATCCACTTCTTTACCAACTCAAGCACTATGATCATCTACTCATCAAACACTATGATCACCCACTCATTTACCAAATTAAGCACCATCTTTGTTATTTTATGTATTGTTGTTCACTATAAATACCATCACTCATCTCACTCTTTTGTACACCATAAACAAGAACAAGAGTAATTCATCAAAGAATCATTACATTTTCTTCTTCCTTCTTATAATAAACTATCTCCCTTATACTAGTGTTATTTGCTTCTTACGGGTATTAAATTCTACTCTTATTTAAATTTCACGATACTATAAATTATAAGTTATTTCATAACAAATATCATATATATTATATGATCTTTTTATGTACTTAATAAATCGTTTTGTGGAAGAAAAGATATAGTAATGCAGACTCGGTTACCAATTTGAACCGAACTACAGCCAAGGTTGGTGTACACGACGATTACTTTGCGTTTACATATTACAAACGCAAATATAAATGAACAATTGCATCTTCAAACTAAACCAAACATTGGATTTTGTTTTGAGAAAGAAAGGGATATAGAAAGTACTTGTCGAAATAGAAAGCGAACGGGGCCATAACGATGGCAGCAACGCCATGACGGTAAACCACGAGAACGTAATTGCTCATGCCTTCGTTTAGTACAGCCTTTGTGAGAATGTCCATTCCTGCTAGCCCTACTTGTAACAATATCACTAAAATGAATGGCATTGCCTTCTTCATACAACTAATCTTCTGTACTTCCTCCATCCTGATAACTTAAGAATCAACAATCTCTTTTAACAAAAAGTCTTTTTTGGCCTGATTATATATTTATAGCAAGAGGAAGATATTGGGAGATAAAAGTAGGAGCAATAGTTATATTTATGAATGACTGGTTATGATTGTTGTGGTTATCATCACTCTTATATAAGGGTAAAAGATACCGAAGGTGACGTGAAAAAATCGTATACATGTATGTAGGATATATCGGGTTCTTTTTTTTTTTAGTTTGAAAAGTTTCATTAATTTTCCCAAAAGGGCATTATTCAGTTACACAGGATATCGTTCTGGATGTACGAAACCCTATATACAATAAAACTAAAATTAGGTTGTTTTAGTATTTTTAAAATGTATAATGCATAAAATTTCTTACAATATTTGCGAATTTTCTTTTCAAACACGAACTGATCAAAATAGTATTTATTGCCAACTTAGATATAATCGACTGAAACAGTTTGTATATGATCTCTTGTCTATACATAAGTCTCCAATAAATAATAATTATTTCATCTATGTTATTTATTGTTGTTTATGCCTCACAAACATGTACATCATATTATTTTTATAAAATGAAAATCTTAAAATAACTTTAGCTTACTCAAAAAAATTCTATTGTTTTTCTTCAGAATCGCCACTAGGTATAGCATACTACATTGCTTTCTTAAAAATATTTTTTAGTGTTTTCATACATTAAGAAAATGCATTAAATCACTATCATAAATACTTATTTTTACAATTTTCAATAATTTTTAACCAATAATAAATCAATAAACTCAATTAATTTGTTAAATACTACAATTTTGATCTATAGAAAATATAAAAAATAATCTAGTTTTATGAAACAATTTTTTTCTAAAATATTTATTTTAACAGAGAGATGTAGACGATCTTTACATACCGAACAAATCAAACACAATAGTTCTAGTGCAATGTACACACATATTTATTCCAAGGTCGAACGCACGTTACGTTTTATCATTATTCTCTCATTTGATTCATTTCCTTCATATATAACAAAGGTAGAGTACGTTATGAAAGTAAAAGAGTTGTTTCTATGCTAGTCTTTTCAGTTATCAATTCATGTAATTTGGCCTAAAATGCATTGTTGTCGTAAAAATAGTCTTAAGCATAACATTTCTAGTAATGATGTTGTTTTTTTCTGTTTGGCACTCACATATATGGCAACATTTGATGTTAAGAACATCCAAAAAGAAAAAGAAAAGATAATTGTCAACAATCAAGTCCAGCGGATGACTTCCTAATTTCTAAGCAAGTCAAGAATAATGTCTTTCACATTTCGAGAGTGACAAAAGACAATTGTCAACAATAGTGTCTTTCACACTCGCATAAGGACAGATAAAAATTTGTGTGAAATTCATGCACTTGCAAAAGGTGCAATTTTATTGTGTATATTATACAAATTTATTATTTGTGTTTTTTAACTAAAAATATTTTGGATCGAAATCCATACGTTTCCGTAAACTCTAAACCATGTTATATATTCTTGTTCCAAATGTTATTTGATTTTAAAATTCATTTATGATAAAAATTGTTATCATCGAAAATAATGACTGGTTAGAGTTTGTGTTGATAGTTACTTATTTTTTGGATCAATATGGATAAAGGTAACACGCAGTACATATGTAT
Proteins encoded in this window:
- the LOC106336540 gene encoding uncharacterized protein LOC106336540, whose translation is MAVNFKRVSFLLALVMTVAAILTPSVISGKNGFSDLQIHKHLKRLNKPPLKSIKSPDGDVIDCVPITDQPALAHPLLINHTIQMRPSFNPESVFSESKVSSKSNDITQLWHVNGKCPEDTVPIRRTRKQDLYRASSLEKFGMKSQKSIPKPKSYEPASVLTQNGHQHAIMYVEDGVFYGAKAKINVWNPDVEMPNEFSLAQIWVLGGNFNSDLNSIEAGWQVSSQLYGDTRTRLFTYWTSDAYQGTGCYNLLCSGVVQINREIAMGGSISPLSGYGNSQYDITILIWKDPKEGHWWLQFGEKYIIGYWPASLFSYLSESASMIEWGGEVVNSQSEEGKHTTTQMGSGRFAEEGWGKASYFKNVQVVDGSNELRNPENLQVFTDQENCYNVKSGDGGSWGSHFYYGGPGRNSNCP